From the genome of Aquipuribacter hungaricus, one region includes:
- a CDS encoding zf-HC2 domain-containing protein, protein MRPDAHTLVAAYAVHALDEGERTEVREHLEQCETCRDDLRAFRETAATLATAAAEAPPARMRAAVMARVRSTPQLPPLTDDPDASVEAPSGGARPDAVVTDPSDPVDPVDPAGPPGSSPGVPGEVGTGARAVPA, encoded by the coding sequence ATGAGACCTGACGCACACACCCTGGTCGCGGCCTACGCCGTGCACGCGCTCGACGAGGGCGAGCGCACCGAGGTGCGCGAGCACCTGGAGCAGTGCGAGACCTGCCGTGACGACCTGCGGGCCTTCCGGGAGACGGCGGCGACGCTGGCGACCGCGGCGGCCGAGGCACCCCCGGCCCGGATGCGCGCCGCCGTCATGGCGCGCGTCCGCTCCACCCCGCAGCTGCCCCCGCTGACGGACGACCCGGACGCGTCCGTGGAGGCCCCGTCCGGCGGCGCCCGGCCCGACGCGGTCGTCACCGACCCGTCCGACCCCGTGGACCCGGTCGACCCCGCCGGTCCTCCCGGCAGCTCGCCGGGCGTGCCCGGCGAGGTCGGCACCGGCGCCCGTGCCGTCCCGGCG